The window TGTTCGTCGCCTGGACCATCCCGGCGATCATGTCGCGGAACTGCGGGTCGTCGCGGAACTGGTGGTTGAGCACGCCGACCAGCGGCCTGCGCCGGGCGGGGGCGTTCGGCTCGGCGGCGAACAGGTCGAACGTGCCCGCCGTCCCGGTCCGCCGCAGCCTGCCGATCACCGCGTCGAACAGCGTGTCCGCCGCGCGGTGGTGCGGGGCGTCGATGGTCATCCTGGCTCTTTGCGCCAGGATCTCCACCACGTGCTCCGCCAGTGTCGGAAAGCTCATCGAACCCCCACGTCTAGGGACAGACTTCCGTATACCGGTGAGATCGTCCGATACCCGGCGAACGTAAGTCTGACGGCGGCGCGGATATTCGACCACACTCAGCTCACGCGCAGTTGTCGCGCGATCACCATTCGCTGTATTTGGTTCGTTCCCTCAAAAATCTGCGGGACCTTGGCCTCGCGCATGTACCGCTCGACAGGGAAATCGCGCGTGTAGCCCGCACCACCCAGGACCTGGACCGCGTCGGTTGTGACCTTCATCGCGGCGTCCGTGGCCACCAGCTTCGCGATCGAGGCCTGCCGCAGGAACGGCAGCCCGCGGTCGCGCCTGCGGGCAGCCTCCAAATAGGTCGCCCGGGCCGACTCGACGGCGGCGGCCATGTCGGCGAGCAGGAACTCGACGCCCTGGAAGTCCATGATCGCCTTGCCGAACTGGACCCGCTGCCTGGCGTAGGCGACGGCCTCGTCCAGCGCGGCCTGGGCCAGGCCCACCGCGCAGGCGGCGATGCCGAGGCGGCCGGAGTTGAGGGCGACGAGGGCGATCTTGAAGCCCTGCCCCTCGGCGCCGAGGAGCCGGTCGGCGTCGACCCGGGCGCCGTCGAAGATCATCTGGGCCGTGGTGGAGCCGGTGAGGCCCATCTTGCGTTCCGGCGCGGCGGCGGACAGGCCCGGCGTGTCGGCGTCGACCAGGAGGCAGCTGATGCCCTTTCCGCCGTCGTCGGAGGTACGGACCATGGTCGTGTAAAAGTCGGCGTGACCGGCGTGGGTGATCCACGCCTTGGTGCCGTTGACCACGTACTGGTCGCCGTCGCGGACCGCCTTCGTGGACAGCGCCGCCGCGTCCGAACCCGCGTGGGTCTCCGAGAGGGCGTACGCGCCGAGCAGGTCGCCGCCGAGCATGTCCGGCAGGAAGCGTTCGCGCTGCTCATCGCTGCCGTACTCGGCCAGCGCGAAGCAGGACATGGTGTGCACCGAGAGGCCGACGCCGACCGACATCCAGGCCGCGGCGATCTCCTCGAGGACCTGCAGGTAGACCTCGTAGGACAGGGCCGCGCCGCCCCACTTCTCCGCGTACGGGAGGCCGAGCAGGCCGCTGCGGCCGAGCAGCTTGAACTGCTCGCGCGGGAACCGCTCCTCTTCCTCGTACTGGCTCGCCAGCGGCGCGAGTTCGTCGCGCGCGATCTCGCGGGTCAGCTTCAGGAGGTCTTCCGCCTCGGTGTTGGGCAGCAGACGCTCGGCGGGCATGCGGGACCTCCGGTACTAAGACCTGTACTGACGGACGCCTCAGAGTACTGTTCCGGTCCGGCCACTGTCGATACGCTGCACGCATGACCCGGCGCGCGCCCACCGCCCGGCAGGCCGCCCTGCTAGAGGAACTGCTGGACCTGTTCCTGCGCGAGGGCTTCGCCGAGTCCACCCTGGACGACTTCGCCGCGCGCCTGCACTGCTCGAAGTCGACGCTGTACGCGCTCGCGCCGAGCAAGGAGCAACTCGCCCGCAAGGTCGTCGGCCACTTCTTCCGCGGCGCCACCGAGCGCATCGAGAAGGACGTCGCGGAAGCGCGGGACGCCCGCGACCGGGTGGTGCGCTACCTGGTCGGCGCGGGCGCGGAGATGAGCCGCGCGACCGCGAAGTTCGTCGCCGACGTCGCCGCGTTCCCCTCCACCCGGCGGGTCTACGAGCGCAACGCCCAGGCCGCCGCCGCCCGCATCCGCGCGTTCATCCAGGAGGGTGTCGCCGAGGGGCTCTTCCGCGACGTCCACGCCCGGCTCGTCGGCGAGATGGTCGGGTGGCTGATCGAGGGGATCCAGACCGGCGTCCTCGGGGCCCGGGCCGAGGTATCCGACGCCGAGGCGTTCGCCGCGCTGGCGGATCTGGTGCTCGGTGGCCTGGACTCAGGACGATCGAGTCTGTGATACGTGTCCCAACGGACGCCGTGGGTCCCGTCCACGGGTGTCCGTAGGGCGCGTGGACCACTAGCGTAGGGGGCTCAGGACCCCAATGGGGCGGTGCTGTGGCGCGGTGGTTCGCCGCTGGTCGCGCACCCGAACGGCCACACCGGCTCGGCCGTACCGGCGCCCCGCTACCGAGTGTGAGAGGTACGTCCATGCCCGACGGGACCGCAGCGCCCACCGGCACCGAGCAGACCGCCGCCTTCCGCTACCCGGGTGGCGAGCACGAGATGGCGGTCGTTCCCGCCACTGACGGCACCTCAGGTGTCGACCTGGGCAAGTTGCTGGCCAAGACCGGTCTGGTGACCCTCGACCCCGGCTTCGTGAACACCGCGGCGTGCTCGTCGGCGATCACCTACATCGACGGCGACGCGGGCATCCTGCGCTACCGCGGGTACCCGATCGAGCAGCTGGCCGAGAAGTCGTCGTTCCTCGAGGTCAGCTACCTGCTGATCTACGGCGAGCTGCCCACGGCGGCCGAACTCGACGACTTCACCCACAAGATCAGCAGGCACACCCTGCTGCACGAGGACCTGAAGCGGTTCTTCGACGGCTTCCCCCGCGACGCGCACCCCATGCCGGTGCTGTCGTCGGCGGTGTCGGCGCTGTCGACGTTCTACCAGGACAGCCTCAACCCGTTCGACCCGAACCAGGTCGAGATCTCCACGATCCGGCTGCTGGCCAAGCTGCCGACGATCGCGGCGTACGCCTACAAGAAGTCGGTCGGCCAGCCGTTCCTCTACCCGGACAACTCCCTTGGCCTGGTGGAGAACTTCCTGCGGATGACCTTCGGCTTCCCGGCCGAGAACTACGACGTCGACCCCGACCTCGTACGCGCGCTCGACCTGCTGTTCATCCTGCACGCCGACCACGAGCAGAACTGCTCCACCTCCACGGTGCGGCTGGTCGGCTCGTCGGAGGCGAACCTCTTCGCGAGCATCTCCGCCGGAATAAACGCACTCTTCGGACCCCTGCACGGCGGCGCGAACAGCGCGGTGCTGGAGATGCTCGAAGGCATCCGCGACGGCGGCGGCGACGTCCAGGCGTTCGTCAACAAGGTCAAGAACAAAGAAGACGGCGTCAAGCTCATGGGCTTCGGCCACCGGGTCTACAAGAACTACGACCCGCGCGCCGCGATCATCAAGAAGACCGCCGACGACATCCTCAACAAGCTCGGCGGCGACGACTCGCTGCTCGACATCGCGAAGCAGCTTGAGGAGCACGCGCTGTCGGACGAGTACTTCGTCTCCCGCAAGCTCTACCCGAACGTGGACTTCTACACGGGTCTGATCTACCGGGCGATGGGCTTCCCGACGAAGTTCTTCACGGTGCTGTTCGCCCTGGGCAGGCTCCCGGGCTGGATCGCGCACTGGCGCGAGATGATGAACGACCCGGCCACCAAGATCGGCCGCCCGCGTCAGGTCTACATCGGACAGACGGAGCGCGACTACCTGCCGGTCGCCGACCGCTGACTTCTGCGTTTCGCCAGGGCCGCCTCGATCGTCGGGGCGGCCCTTGTGCTTGGCGTCGGCGGAAGCTTGGCCTCGGCGGCCCGCCGGTAGTCCTCGCCGAGGGCTGAGACCCGCGAGTAGAGGTAGCGCACGCGCGGCGTCAGCGTCGGGTCGATCACGGCGCAGACCCACAGCAGGTCGATGCAGTGGAACCGATCGGCGCGGCTGCCGGTTTCCAGGTACTCCGCGTACAGGGGGAACCCGCGGACGACCTCGGCCCGGATGTCGGCGTAGAGCCCCGGGAGCTTGCCGAGTGGGCCCGCCGCGCCGCCGCCGATCTGGAAGAGCAGTTCCAGGATCACCGTGCGGCCCGCGGGTGTCGCCGACACCAGCCCGCTCACCAGGCAGGCGCAGGCCTGCGCCGCGCCGGGCTGGGCGTTGCCCTGGATCACCACGACGTTGTCGATGCGGAACACCAGCCGGTTCGCCGTCGCGCGATCCGGTGCGTGGACCAGTTCGCGGATGGCGGCGGGAACACCGGCGTAGTGGGACCGCATCGACTCGGGCAGCCGGGCGGGGGCCCAGTCATGGCGTTCGATTTCCCAGTCCACGGCTTCTCCCCCCGTCGATCGGCCCAAGAGTACGCAGGCGGGCGGTTACGACCGTGTGTAGCGTTCGCCATATGGCCGATCCGTCCATCGTGTGGTTCCGCCGCGACCTGCGCACCGGTGATCATCCCGCGTTGCTCGCCGCGGCGGAACGGTCCCCCTCGGCTGTGGGGCTCTTCGTGCTCGACGACGTGCTGCTCGGGCCCGCGGGCAAGCCGCGCGTCGACTTCCTTTATAACTGCCTGCGCAATTTGAACGATCAACTCGGCGGTCGGCTGATGGTCGTGCGCGGGAAGCCGGTCGAGGTGGTGCCTCGGGTCGTCGCGGAGTTCGGCGCCGGGTCGGTGCACGTGTCCGCGGACATGGGGCCCTACGGCCGGGAACGCGACGCGGCGGTGGAGGCGGCGCTGGAGGTGGACTTCGTCCGGACCGGGTCGCCGTACGCGGTGGCGCCGGGGCGGGTACGCAAGGCCGATGGTGAGCCGTACAAGGTGTTCACCCCGTTCAAGCGGGCCTGGCTCGACCACGGGTGGCGGGCGCCCGCCGACACCGATGCGTCCACAGTGGACTGGGTGGACGCCGGGACTGGGTTGCCCGCAGGCGACTCGCACGGTGAGCGGGATGCTTTGCTTGCCTGGGAGGACTTTCGTGACCGCCTCGACGACTACGCCCGGGATCGGGACCGGCCGGATCTGGACGGCACGAGCCGGATGTCGGCGTACTTGCGCTGGGGCTGTGTGCATCCCCGCACGCTGCTGGCCGACCTCGGCGAGAACCACGACGTCTACCGGTCCGAACTCGCCTGGCGCGAGTTCTACGCCGACGTGTTGTGGCACCGGCCGGAAACGGCCCGCGCCAACTACGACAAGAAGTTCGACCGCATCACCCACGACAACGACACCGGCCTGTTCGACGCGTGGTGCCAAGGCAAGACCGGGTTCCCCATCGTCGACGCCGGGATGCGCCAGCTGCTCGCCGAGGGGTGGATGCACAACCGGGTGCGGATGATCGTCGCGAGCTTCCTGGTGAAAGACCTGCACCTGCCGTGGTGGTGGGGCGCCCGGCACTTCATGCGCCACCTGATCGACGGCGACCTCGCGTCCAACCAGCACGGCTGGCAGTGGACCGCGGGGTCGGGAACCGATGCGGCACCGTACTTCCGGGTGTTCAACCCGACGTCCCAGGGGGAGAAGTTCGACCCGAACGGCGACTACGTGCGCCGGTATGTTCCCGAACTCCGGGATATACCGGGGAAAGCCGTGCACAAGCCGTCCGGCGTCAAGGGGTACCCGGAGCCGGTCGTCGATC is drawn from Actinokineospora alba and contains these coding sequences:
- a CDS encoding acyl-CoA dehydrogenase family protein, coding for MPAERLLPNTEAEDLLKLTREIARDELAPLASQYEEEERFPREQFKLLGRSGLLGLPYAEKWGGAALSYEVYLQVLEEIAAAWMSVGVGLSVHTMSCFALAEYGSDEQRERFLPDMLGGDLLGAYALSETHAGSDAAALSTKAVRDGDQYVVNGTKAWITHAGHADFYTTMVRTSDDGGKGISCLLVDADTPGLSAAAPERKMGLTGSTTAQMIFDGARVDADRLLGAEGQGFKIALVALNSGRLGIAACAVGLAQAALDEAVAYARQRVQFGKAIMDFQGVEFLLADMAAAVESARATYLEAARRRDRGLPFLRQASIAKLVATDAAMKVTTDAVQVLGGAGYTRDFPVERYMREAKVPQIFEGTNQIQRMVIARQLRVS
- a CDS encoding TetR/AcrR family transcriptional regulator yields the protein MTRRAPTARQAALLEELLDLFLREGFAESTLDDFAARLHCSKSTLYALAPSKEQLARKVVGHFFRGATERIEKDVAEARDARDRVVRYLVGAGAEMSRATAKFVADVAAFPSTRRVYERNAQAAAARIRAFIQEGVAEGLFRDVHARLVGEMVGWLIEGIQTGVLGARAEVSDAEAFAALADLVLGGLDSGRSSL
- a CDS encoding citrate synthase, with the protein product MPDGTAAPTGTEQTAAFRYPGGEHEMAVVPATDGTSGVDLGKLLAKTGLVTLDPGFVNTAACSSAITYIDGDAGILRYRGYPIEQLAEKSSFLEVSYLLIYGELPTAAELDDFTHKISRHTLLHEDLKRFFDGFPRDAHPMPVLSSAVSALSTFYQDSLNPFDPNQVEISTIRLLAKLPTIAAYAYKKSVGQPFLYPDNSLGLVENFLRMTFGFPAENYDVDPDLVRALDLLFILHADHEQNCSTSTVRLVGSSEANLFASISAGINALFGPLHGGANSAVLEMLEGIRDGGGDVQAFVNKVKNKEDGVKLMGFGHRVYKNYDPRAAIIKKTADDILNKLGGDDSLLDIAKQLEEHALSDEYFVSRKLYPNVDFYTGLIYRAMGFPTKFFTVLFALGRLPGWIAHWREMMNDPATKIGRPRQVYIGQTERDYLPVADR
- a CDS encoding cryptochrome/photolyase family protein, coding for MADPSIVWFRRDLRTGDHPALLAAAERSPSAVGLFVLDDVLLGPAGKPRVDFLYNCLRNLNDQLGGRLMVVRGKPVEVVPRVVAEFGAGSVHVSADMGPYGRERDAAVEAALEVDFVRTGSPYAVAPGRVRKADGEPYKVFTPFKRAWLDHGWRAPADTDASTVDWVDAGTGLPAGDSHGERDALLAWEDFRDRLDDYARDRDRPDLDGTSRMSAYLRWGCVHPRTLLADLGENHDVYRSELAWREFYADVLWHRPETARANYDKKFDRITHDNDTGLFDAWCQGKTGFPIVDAGMRQLLAEGWMHNRVRMIVASFLVKDLHLPWWWGARHFMRHLIDGDLASNQHGWQWTAGSGTDAAPYFRVFNPTSQGEKFDPNGDYVRRYVPELRDIPGKAVHKPSGVKGYPEPVVDHAQERQVALDRYAAIKG